The DNA segment CCCGTTGATCCGAAGATGACCCTGTGTAGGATCCAGCctgtgagaggaagacagggAGTGTGTATGGTTCCCCAGCAAAGACGGGATGTGATCGCACGGTTCCGCGAGGAAATCAGAACGCGAACGCGAGTCCCTCACAGTGGATTACCTATCGTTGTCTCTCCCTTCAACAAATGGAAGGGACACGTCGGATTGTCCGGTTAAAAACCACTGCCACAGCTGAGTTGCGCCCACTGACCTCGGTAGTGGGAGAAAGCTTGATGAGATCTTCCGGTACATCCCCAGGTCCTCTGTGTGTCCTTTGTGAGGAGATGCATGGATAAATACGTCACATGTACGATTAACTGCACAGATCGCCGTTGTGTCCGATTTTgtctcgctcgctcgcttgATCATGGAAATACAGCCAAAGATGGTAAGGAACAGAAATGGGTTCCGAACTCTTCTCATGATCTACGTGATGGCCGCCTTTTGTTCTATCCCATCATAGTTGAACTCCGGGAATCCCCTCCAATGGTGTGTGTTAGGCCATGACTGAGGGCAGGAAATGCTACATACTTTGCACTGGACCCAAAATAGAAGTGCCACATCCGAGCTCTTGGTTTTACGGCACCCAAAAGTAACCGTTTGCCGAACAAGACATGGAAGCGTTTCACTTGATATTTTGGGTTAGACATGTTGCAATCCAATTTATCGACTGGCGCATTGATCAGCTAATCCCGTATACCCTCGCAAGCGAAGCGGATGACCGCCTTCGATGGTTCAGGTATACAAGAAGACCCATTCCTAGTGAGTCAATTCCAGCAACAGTAGTATGTCTCTGAGCTGAACAAGTATTCCATCATATTAGCCCCGACCCACCTCCCACACCACTCCTTGCATTCTTCCTGCGCTATCCTAACCCCTTCGCACGACACGTCCTCTCCGTCGACGTCCTCGAACGCAAGGTCAATCCCACCACTGGCCAAATACACACCACACGACTGATATTAAAGAGAGGGATCCTACCCAAATGGGCTACGAAATGGTTACCCAATGCCGGACTGTctggaggtcgaggtctgGACGCATGGATCTTGGAAGAAAGCATCATAGATCCGCCAGGCTGGGGAGTGGGTGcgcaagaagaagaagatgacgaggagttCGGAAAACAACCGAGGTTGAGGGTACAACAGGGGAACTTGAATCATAGGAAGTTGATGCATATCATCGAATCGGGTGAACTGAGAGCGGGTCCGAATGGGTAGGTGTCTGTCTGTCAAGATAAGGAGATGGGACTGATGCGCCGCGTAGCACAACAACACATCATACGACGGCGGAAGTAAGATCACATTTCGGTGGAGCTTGGTCAGATCTGATACGTGGCCGTATCGAATCATACGGTGTAGGCAGGTTCGAGGGCAACTCGGAGACGGTTAGTGCTTACTCATCTGTGAACCTGCTCTCCCATATCCGCATGACAGCTCTCGGACAAAGAGAACTGCAGCACTGATACTCGTTGCATTGCCTCGCAGTCGCGAAAAGGAATGTCACTCATCCTCACATTACTTCGAAATCGACATCCTTTACCTGAGACGGCCGAATTCGAATTCTacccacctccacctccggATTTCAACGAGAGCTGGCTAGACGTACCGGAAGCCAAGACGCCTGTCACGCATAAGGAGGGATCTCCGAGGAGTTTCTTCCTGTCACCGAGAAGTCTGGCGGCGTGGGCGAGGGCGAGGGCAAGGAGAGATGTCAGcaatgggaatgggaatggcaATGGCGATGGCACCGAAAATGGTACTGGGAATGGGCAAACCGATTCATGAGATACTCGGCGAGGAACCCACGGAAGACGGCAATCAACAGCATCGACGGATACTTGTATGCATATACTTGACAATGTGCGAAAGAGGCAGGGAGAGGTGCGCGAAAAAGGCAGGGGGAAGTGTGCGAAAGAGGCAGGGGTAGGCGTGCGAAAGAGGCAGGGGGAGGTCTGTGACGAACGAGAGTTGCTCCATGATGGCGACTACCGTCTTTTCACAAAGACGCTGGGCTGAACATCTGACTTGGGAGCGCGCTCATCCGCGAATATGTTGATCGCTTGACTTCAAGACACCCCTTCCGGCTGCACTGTCCGAGATCGAAAATGAGGCAGGCAGAGCAATGATCCCCCTGAGCCCCTAACCGacctaaccccctaacctCTAACGCGAACTGCAGAGACCAGGCTGATCATACAACATTGCTACTGAAACCGGAACCAACGACCATTTCATGGCGTGCTACACAGCCTGCGTCGCTCTCCAGTCGCCATTCGTCTCACGTTCATCAATCGTAGACCATGCACAGGAACGGAAGAGCTCCTCAGCGAGGTCAGCTTGTCTCTATAAGATAATCGGGTCCACCGCTCGTTAGTCACTCCCGTAAAGATGTGacaacctcttcatccccaaTGCATCGGGACTACTTAAAGTCTGATAACATTTACCTAGCCTCATTGTCCACACTGTTCCGCATTCTGCACCAATATGACAAACTTAAATGAGAAGCTTCTCAATCTCGTTCTGCGACAAAGCCGAAGAGTCAGCAACCTCTTCCTTTATGACGACAGGTGATATTGACCCACCTTGACAGCCTGGATTTGAGCGTTCAACTCCCTCGCCTCGTTGGTGGTGACGCTAGCAGCGATGACGGGTCTAGAAACACCGCAAGCTCGACCGAGAGCGGTCTTGGAAGGCAAGAAGACATAAGGGACATTCTTGTCCTCGCAcaagaggggaagatggaggacgATCTCGATAGGCTCGACATCGGCGGTCATGACGATGAACTCGCAGATACCTCGGTTGAGGGTCTTGGTAGCTTCGTTGGCACTAAAGAGAAACGAGTATCAGCACGATTGAATGGGCCCGAAAGGAATGAGATAGCAAATGAAACAGGGATAGCACTCACCCCTTCTTGAGCTGCTTGTAGTGCTGAGCTTGCTGGATAAGATCGAGGATCTGTCAAAAAGCATCAGCATGCCGACTTGCTTACGCATGGCCCCTCGTCTGGTCTACCGATCCTCAAGCCGATGCTGATGGAGTCAGGTACAGAAGACGAACGTCGACATACCTGGTTGGTGAGCTGGGCGTTGGCCAGAGGGAAAGCCTTGGGGTTGGGTTGAGAAGCCATCGTGAATGATTGATGTTGTTTTCTTCGAAGGATGGTTCGCAGAGAGGGGAGGGCTATAGGTGGTTGGTGTTTGACCTCACTTGAAGATCCCTGGTCTTGGTTGTTTtgaaggaggggaaagaaagaagtAGATGAATTTCAGTGAGTTGGCGAAGAGGTTAGTGTTAAGTTTGCTGTTCGGTGTGGAGGAGATTTAGCAGCGATCCGGGATAAAGTACGATAAATTCATACCGCGAGATATCTGACGGATGGGACGGGATCAATTTCATCCAGTCTGGGGCCCGCGCGGGAATGTCCGCTTTGAATGAATACCCAACTTGCCCGTAACTACCACTGCGATCAGACGCGACTCCTCTCTCCCGCACTGAGTCACACCGTAGCACACTGGTAAGCATCGGCGTAGCATCTTGACATCTCCTTTCATCACCGCCAGCTGACTCTCGAGACCTCAACACTGTCGCGGAAGAGTCTGGGACACTTCACCACACTCTGCTTCTTGAAATCTCGGCGGCTCTCTGGAGCAGCGACCTCATTCTCACCCTCTCGTCAACATCGCACCCCTCGCTCATGACGGGAGGTGCTTTCTTCgcagctggaggaggagatgaagaatACGATCTCGATGAGAATGGCGTCGAACGACACTCCGTACAGTGGATAGGGACCGCTGGTGTCAAAGGGCCAAGATGGGCCAAAATGCCCCTGTTGACTGTAGGCATGTTAGGTATACAGGTAAGTGCATACTCTTGGTGAATACGAGAGACGGTATACCGCGTgacggtggaggagacCGAGAACCATATCGAAGCCGAACTTGACTGATTCCCCGCTCAGTGCGTCTGGTCCATAGAGATGGGGTACGCCTCACCGTACCTGCTTGATCTCGGCCTCTCCAAATCATTCATGTCACTGGTCTTCATGGCCGGACCTCTGTCAGGACTTGTAGTCCAACCGCTCATCGGAATATTTGCGGATCGATCACGCTCACCTCTCGGTCGACGAAGACCTTTCATGCTCATCGGATGTGCTATCTGCGTCAGTGCGATGATGTTGCTGGGTTGGACAAGGGAGATCTCGAGCTTGGtaggaggagggaaaggcCTCGCTATCGCTTTGGCTGTCTGGGCCATCTATCTCATCGATTTCAGTATCAATGCCGTGATGAGTACGGATAGGGCTCTGGTTGTGGATACTCTGCCGCCGAGagaacaggaagaaggcagtgCTTGGGCAGGGAGAATGTTCGGTTTCGGAAGTGTAGCTGGGTTCTTCGTGTAAGTGCAAGGGGATTGTAATGGCCGACTAGTCCGCTGAACGACACCTCACTCCAGCGGCAATCTGGACCTCCCGCCGGTGCTGGGGTTTCTCGGAAACACTCAACTACAAATATTGTCATTCCTCACCAGCGCCATTCTCATGATCACGCATACATTCACCTCCTGGGCGGTGTCCGAACGAGTCCTCCTTCGTGACGAGTGAGTCTGGTACGCCCACACCATCATGTCCTGCTGCTTAGCTCTACGTTAGTCGACCGCAGTCCAAGAACGGCTTTAAATCTAATCTCAAGTCCATTTGGACCAATATGTGGTCTCTGCCACCTGGCATTCGTACGGTCTGCATCATTCAATTCTTCGCCTCGTAAGTCGTACACAGGCGATAAGCGGAAAGCCCAAAGCTCACGTGAGAACCACAGCCTCGGATGGTTTCctatcctcttcttcaccaccgTGTGGGTCTCAGAGATCTACAAATCATCCGTTCCCATGAACGACTCCACCGACCCGACTGTCTTTGCGGGACAAGCTGTTCGATCCGGGTCTCGAGCCCTGCTCTTGCAATCCAtcgtcaacatcatcacctccatcgGACTGCCTTTTCTCGTCTCAGAGTCTGGCGTTCAGCCCGAGGCTTCTCATGCTTACGCTTCGCTGAACGGGACTGGCGATGCCCATGATTTGCCACCAAACTCGGCGATATGGAAAAGAGCGAAAGAGGACATAGAAAGTGGAGGATTTGTGAAGCGTGCCATGGCTTGGGCAGGAGGAGTCGTGGGCAGCGTGAAAGATGGCTCGGCTTGGGTAGTGCCAATCAAGGGATTGACATTGATCCGAGTCTGGTGGGTTTCGCAATTCATCTTTGCTGGTGCGATGGCCGCGAGCTGGTGAGTGCTTTCCATATGGAAGCGCTCTTCAGTACTGACCGCATCTCAGGTTCGTGACCACTGTGAGCGGAGCATATATGATCATTGCGGTAACTGGTTTCTGCTGGGCGTTATCGCAATGTGAGTCGTGCTCTACATTTCCGATACACCACTGACATGTGTATGACTTCAAGGGGCTCCATATTCCCTCGTGAGTATTTTGCTGCACCGATCGATGCCTGTCGCTGACTCTGCGCAGCTCGGCGAATTGATTCTCATAGACGGCTCAATCGACCGTTCTCAACCGATCAGTCTCATCCGTACCCGTCAGTCGGCCGATATCCGCCGGTCCCTCTCCGAAAGGCAGCGAGCTGTCTCGCCTTTGCCTCATGTCATCGCCTCCAGCACCGACGTCTCCGCGCAATccactcctcttcactcccgccacccttctcgatcctcgTTTGAAGTCACCAATGAGAAAGACCGCAAGCAAAGGTTCAGCGATGACGCGGAAAAGATCAACGCTTCTCGAGGACATTCGAGACCGTCATCTGTTGGTGGTCTGTCTCCGCTTATCATTCAAGGAGAAAGCTCCGCAGAACCCGAGTTCGGCTCCACTGTCATTCTCCGACATTCGAACGATGGTCTTTccgacgaagaagtcgatctTGAGGCAGAagttgacgatgatctcgcGCGCGCTTCACCGATTAGTCCAAGACTTTCCAGTGATGCTCATGGTCAAAGCTCGGGCAAAGGTACAGCGGACAAAGCTGGTGTGATCCTTGGGATACACAATGTCTTCTTGGTCTTACCGCAGTTCATCGTCACATTCCTCAGCGCAATCATATTTTATCTGATGGAACCGGACAAATCACTACCGCATCATCGTCCGGGAACCATCCCCATATCGACGAATACCACCGCCACATTACCAGACGTCGCAGACGCGACAGAGGAGATCGCGAAAAGGACGGTAGAAATATTGAGAGGTAGAGCAGCAGGGATGGTGGGAGACGCATCTAGTCCCGATGCTGTCGGTTTGATCTTCAGAATAGGAGGGATCAGCGCCGCGATAGGCGGTTGGATATGTTGGAGGTTATCGAAGAGCTGGGCGAAGGGTCAGGGCATCTGAACGGCATCGAGATTGAGCATGTTGTACATTCATCAACTGTTGTATATTTCTTCATAGTGGATTCATGCAATATAGCCATCAGACGAGGTATGATTGACGACCACTGTCACGCGAGAGATACAAAATCCCGCATCCGCATTGACGCCCGTGATTCTCGGTCAATTGATTCCCTTGGGGTTTGGCTCAACGAAAGCGACTTTTGCCTTTATGCTCGACGTCCAAGTGCTCGGCCCAGGGCGACATCCAGGATTCGTCGAGGCGAAAGCGTTAGTACGAGTGACATGCCGGAATGCATGCTTCCCGCTCAGTCTAATTTTGACTTCCCTCCCTTGACCTCTAAAGATCCCACATTGCCGCCATCTCGTAACTACTGAACCTACTTGTTGCGCCCGCAATCTTAGGCACGCCTTCGACCACGTTTGACTCCCCCCCCCTCTAGTCGTTGTTTTGACCGGATTCAGAAAACGCGTTACACTCGCACTCTGCATTATTCCTTTATCTCCTCCCAGCATACAACCGCATCGTGTCTGGTTGGGACCTGGTGGAAATCCTTGATCCGATTTGATCTGATTGTTGTCACTCCGTCAGGTCTTGAAATTTTGCTCCATTCCATCGTCCCCTTTTTCCTTTTTGGTGTTTGCTTTtcaatctctctttctcttcgcaACATCCACCGCGCTCACTCGCCTTGCTTTGGGGGATTCTGTGATCGAGACAGAAAAGAGCAAATAAAACTCTTCACTCTTTCGaaccctctcttctcccgaTCAGCACAGACCGCGCTCCTTCTCGCCTAcattctctttcttctctctcctcgtctctACCCTACTCTACTCCACATAGCTACATTACCCACGATGTCATCCCCTTACATCCCCTCACGACCCCAGACGCCGGCCGGCGCACGTCCCGGTCTCTCCCCCAGAGGATCATACACCAATCTGGCTGCAGCGTACGAGAACTCGACGCCGAGCGGGGCACAAACGCCCAatgagaaagagaggatgagggcCGAGCTGGAGGTCCAGGCTGCCTTGCTGAAAGCTGCTGAAGGGGCGGaaaaggcgaagaaggaagaggctGCGATGCCAGCGGGTTCGCCGGGTGAGTCGTGGCTGCATCTGATCTGGTTCAGTGGTCTGTCGGTGCGTGCGTGGGTGGGTAggcaggtggaggaggtcaCATAGTCGCAGTCGAGCAGGTGTTATGAGAGAGGACGACTGGCACTCGCAGATCATGAACATAACGGACCTAATCTGACTTTTCACGCTGCAGTCTGGCCAATCCTGAGCTACTGCATGGCTTCCATCCTTATGACGGTGGTCAACAAATTCGTCGTCTCCGGCCACCAATTTACCATGACTTTCCTCCGTGAGTTACTAGAGTTCTCATTCCAATTCCCGACTACTCCTCCTTTTACTGCAGAACTACTGCTGAACCTTGCTGACATTCCATATACCATCCAGTCCTCACCATCCAGTCCCTCGTCTGTGTCACATGTGTTTGGACAGTCAAGCGAATAGGACTCATCACATGTAAGCGGGATGGCTCTTTCGACCTGACGGGGATGAGACGCTGACAAGCCGCTCGCACGAACATAGTCCGTGATTTCGATTGGGTCGATGCGAAGACTTGGTTCCCTGTCTCTTTCTTGCTCGTGGCGGTGATTTATACCGGGTCTAAATCGCTTCAgttcctctccatccctgTCTACACGTGAGTCGATCGATTCGATGTCAGACTGTGGTGATCGCGTCACCTCTGCTTTTCAACATCTCTCACAATTCCTCTCCGTCCGGTCGTGCTGAAGTCCCCACCTCCTTCAGGATCTTCAAAAACCTGACCATCATTTTGATCGCATACGGCGAGGTCCTTTGGTTCGGCGGATCAGTCACTGGACTCACCCTCGTCGCTTTCTTCCTCATGGTCGggtcatccatcatcgctgCTTGGGCAGATatctccaccaccctcGCAAGGCTTTCTGCAGGCATCGCTGTGATCGACCCCACTTCTGGTGCGGACGTACCTCTTCCTACCAGTGTGATTGGCAGCTTGAACGCGGGTTACGTTTGGATGTTCATCAACTGTATCGCTTCAGCCGCTTACGTGAGTAAAGCTTCACACGTTATATGAGAGCAAGAAAAAGAGACTGATGCTCGTTGCTAATCCCCAGGTCCTGTTCATGCGAAAACGGATCAAGGCTACTGGGTTCAAGGACTGGGACTCCATGTTCTACAACAACCTGCTCTCCATCcccgtcctcctcatttTCTCCATTCTGGTCGAGGACTGGGGATCCGCCTCGTTCGCTCGTAACTTGTGAGCTGATCTCGGGGTATGATGGAGGGCTGGTCATGCTGACAGCGAATGCTTCTTTTCAGCCCTGAGGTCGGCCGAACTTTCTTGCTCAGCGCCATCGTGTTCTCCGGCGCTGTTGCCGTTTTCATCTCTTACTCTACCGCTTGGTGTGTGCGAACTTGCGGTTCGACCACATACTCGATGGTTGGCGCCCtgaacaagtgagtgagaaaTCAACCCCAGAtcgttcatcatcatacGTCTGTCGGAAGTGGTCAACAGATACATCACAAATTATCAAGCCAAGTGACGGAGCTGACGCTGGACTTGATCAGACTCCCCGTCGCGGCCTCTGgtatcctcttcttcggcgaCCCCGCGAACATGGGCAACGTCTCTGCCATCGCCGTCGGTGGCGTCGCGGGTGTCGTTTACGCCGTGGCCAAGACCAACCAAGcaaaggtcgagaaggctAAGCAGACTCGTCCGGGAGATAGCAAGGCTTGATTGGACGTGTCATTTTTCCGGACCTATACTCTGGGGTCATGCAGGTAAAAGGACAATATAGAGGGAGGACATGTCAGGACCTATTTAGCTGGTGGTAGGGAAGGAAGGTAAAATACGTTTCCTCCAGATTTGATCAGGCAGTTCACGTGTACCTACATGTGTTCTTGCCTCGGTTTCCCATCCAGCACACATAATCTATCAATGACAGGATAAGTCTATGCATTATTTTCCATGGTCTGGGAGAGCGAGACATACAAGCGGACATTGGGGAGGGTCATGAGTCAGTCAAAAACTAAAAGTTCTCCTAAACCAACTTCCATATCAAACTCCACTCCGTCATGATCTCTAAGATCGCCATCAGTCCAGTCCACTCAAAGTCTCTGGCCTGTCTACGACCcgtctcatctcatctcatctacctccccctccctcctctgACCCCAACGAGCCTGACCAGACCCCTCCCGCTAgaacctcctctcccacgGATCCCAAACCCACTACTACTCCCTCCGCTCAATCTCCCCGCCAAACCTTGACCTCGAGCCtgttgtggtggtgggataTCACTCATCGTGTCCGCCATGACGATATCCACACCATCCGGGGTCCTTTCCCTGAATCCTCTACCTTTACgaaccaccaccacttcttccttttcctcctctttttGAGGTTTCCCACCGGTAAAGTTCCCTTCCGCTTTAGTCTCATGTGATATAttggaggacgatgaacGATTCAGGATCGATATTCCATTCTTAGCTGGTTCCGATGCCGATGTAGGGGGAGGGACTATCGACTTTGCTCGATTCAGGATGGAGAAAGTCggctgttgttgttgagaagatcgattGAGGATGCTCAAACCTGATTTCGTCTCAGCAATCGAACTGGTAGGCAGAGGCGTCGTGGAAGCTGGAGAATGAGTCGAGGACCCCGCTCCATTAATCCTGTCTCTCAAAGACAATCTCGGTTCATCCTTGACTCGTTTGGCTTGAGGGATATCCCCGCCATCCCTAGACGCAAGTCTGGACAGGAGTGAAGGTTTGGCCCCGTTCGCAATCTGTGATTCGTTGATAGCCTGAACTCTGCCCGATGTCGACTCCGCATTTGATCCATTCGTCACGGCAGGAAGAAGTTCTTCGCGATCTCGAGAACGTTTACTCGTAGGAGAAGGCGTTGATGCAGCTACACCAAGCCGATCCGCGAGAGAAGGGACTCGTTTGACAGGTTCACGTGCCTGAATTGGGGTCTGGGTCTGCACAGGCGCAGGCGCAGGCTCTGTCTCTGCCTCTGTCACTGGAGCAGAGGGCGTACTTGTCGTCTGAGCAGCATTACGAATAGATAAGCGTCCTGGAGCAGGTCGCGAAAGGGGGTTTGAAGTGGAAGATACTGGTGCGTCGTCATTGATTGACGTTGTGGTTTTTCGGACAAAAGATCCGTTACTTGCCTTGGTCGCGACCGGTTCCGAGTGGCCTGTGGGGGGTAACGGTGGTGTCGGAGGTCTAGGTGACGTTGATGGTGATCTATCTATCCGCACTGGACTATGACTCAGAACCGTTGGGGGTCGTAGCGGGGGCGTGCGAGGTCGAGTGGCGTTAGCGGGCTCTTGAGGGCTTTTGGCCAAAGGCGCCATAGCTGCTGTGACCGGAGTCGTGGTCTTTGGCTGTTTGTCTGATCCATTGGGCGCTCCAGACAGACCTTGTGAGACATTGTCGCTTCGTCTCGGACCTGAAGGAGCTCGCGTTGCGGGTCCCAGCGAAACAGGGCCAGCAGATCTAGAGGCGGAGCCTCTCGGCCCCGAGGGCGGGGCAAACACCTGAGTATCCTTCTTCGGTCCACGCGGCGCAGTGGGAGGTGTGGCCGTACGTCCAGAAGGCGCCACTTGTTTTcgagtcgaggtcgaaggcGCTTCCCAAGAAGGTGTAATCTTTTCGACTCTGAACTTGTAGTCACCGAGTATCTGACATGATTTCGGTAAGCTTCCCATTAGAAACGGGCGCCGACAGAGAATGACACACCTCCAACATGTCCACGATGTTCCGCCATGTTTCGAGCTCCGAAGACCCTTTGGCCAATCTACGTTCTACTTTAGTCGCTTCACGAGTCAGGTCTAGCAATCTTTTCGCATCGGAAGATCGGACGATGTCCCTTCGACGATCTCGCTGGGGCGGTCAGCAAGTGCAAATGGAGTGCGCTAAAGGTTGCAAGACCCGACATACATGAGTAGCTAAGCGATAGACGGCGTAGAGGACTAGCTCGATGAGCTGTCCTGCGTTGGCAAAATTACCAGTCCGAACATAGTTGTCGCAGGCGTCCTATGCTCAAGTCAGTTGTTGAGGAATTCCTATCACCATACGTCCGACTCACTATGACAGGTGGCAAGACCGACTCGATCACTTGCGGAGTCAATATCTCTTCGGATAACGTATCCCCTCGCTCTCCCCTACCCCAAATTTTGAGAGCTCCTTCTGCATATCCGCTCAGATCCGTTAtcagcttcttcgctgTCGGTtcattcttctccatcccgAGTTTGGTCACTGCCGTACCGTGTGTCGCGAACAAAAGAAGGGGTATTCTGGGATCGTTTGCGGTTGTCGACCTGTCCAAGAACTCCTTGAATAGTCCAATGATAGGTTGTGTCTCCTCTGGAGACGATTTGGTCGATATCAACTTGATCAGAGATCTGCAAAACACTTCTCTTGTCCCCTCTGTCGCCTTGTCTCCCGACAccgaaggaagaggaatcaacatcttgatgatcttctctttctcttctcttcctaTCCCTTTCGTCATAGACAGAACCTCCAAGAACCCTTCCCTGAAcacatcttccacctgaGGGTATTTCCCGCTCTCACAATAACCTCGTCTGTCGTCTCTGGCATCGTGATAGAGGAACTCGATGATATTCCGTCTAGAAACACCTGTCTCGTCCTCTGATTGAGCTCGACAgtcgtcgacgatgacggaGAATACATCGAACGGAGAGACGGCAAGGAGGGTATGCAGGGACTCGCGAACGTATTTGAGCTCTTTCGGTTCTGCGGGATTTGACGGAAACATTAGCCATCCGAGAGAGAATGACTCGACCGATCGACCCGTGAGGGAGTTCAGAATCGGACGTCCAAGTTTGACACTCACGACTCGCAAGTAATTGAAGCAACACCCCCGTATTCCCCCTCACCCACCTCGGATCAGCTCTCCCAGTCGGTCCCAACCCTTTGATCCCCACGATCCGCACccgttcctcctcatcctcacatAAATCCAGTAACGCATCGATCGCGTCGTCTTGCAGTGACTCGAATTCGCCGAAGAACTTGGCGACCAGCGTCCCGAAGAATGCTTTGGAGTCGTAGGATGGGTAAGAGGGGAGGGTGATGAGGTGTTGATGGAATTTGCGGCGCTGCGGATGTATAAATCCCAAGGTCAGTAGAGGATCAGATATACACGCAGATCGAGGAGTATGGTGATTGGTCTGCGAATGGATGCCTCGCTCACAGCTTCAGAAGTGGAGTTGGGCGCTAGAGCAGAGGCCATCATTAGTCTAGCTTGACGAAGCGCTTCCTCGCCTGCTGTCGACATGTTGAATGGAAGAGTACAGGGAGTTGGATCACGTCGTTATCGCGTCTGTCGAAATGACCCATCGACCAGTCGTTGCGCAATCGGGTCTGACAACAAGGTAAAGTGGAAGGAATTTGATGGAGATTCGAAACTGATTGATGTCGAACGTCGAGTTGAATTGTTGTTGCAGCGAAAACATGTCGTTTCAGGTCACTGCTTTTGTTTCCGAGCGAAGCACAAATTCAATATCCACTCATTCAACACAGAGGAAGCCCGAGAATAAACATGCAACATGGACAGATTGACATCCTTGGGCCACTCGCCATACACCATCATTAATACAGGGAAATGCGTATATATTAACTGAACACGAGACACCGAAAgacgagctcgacgagCTCGTTTCACTCCTCCTTTGTaccctcgtcctctgcGACTACCAACCCTGCTTCGGACAGCAGACCTCCCAACCATCTGACCacttcaccctcttccactccgccctcttcgtcgacaaATTCGCCCACACCTCGTCCTACCACAACTCTGGATTTATGGATAAGGCTCTTTCCATTATTTGATGTAGTGGACAAGTTCAGATGAACAAGGTAGGTCGGACCTGAAGTGGTACCACTACCAGATGAtaacgacgacgatgaagcagaGGCAGGGTTGGACAGCTGTCGAGTGATCTGAGTACTGCTTGTTGATGGGGACAGAGTCGCTGgtgagatggtggagggggaggaaggtgcTGATGTAGGCGATGAAGGACGTGTATGCGGTGAAAAGGTCACAgcgggtggaggtggtggttTGAGCGTTGTCGAGGAGATTATCTGGACGTGATCCGTTTCAATCTATGGGTCCACGATACCTTTCGTCAGCTCTTACTTGCGTGAACACTCTGGTGCAGCATCAAGCTCACCCTTTTCACCATGCGTCTTCGTTTCCCTCTGAACAcctcacccttctcgacccaTTTCTTCCACGCCCACA comes from the Kwoniella newhampshirensis strain CBS 13917 chromosome 6, whole genome shotgun sequence genome and includes:
- a CDS encoding ribonucleoprotein-associated protein; the encoded protein is MASQPNPKAFPLANAQLTNQILDLIQQAQHYKQLKKGANEATKTLNRGICEFIVMTADVEPIEIVLHLPLLCEDKNVPYVFLPSKTALGRACGVSRPVIAASVTTNEARELNAQIQAVKNEIEKLLI
- a CDS encoding GDP-mannose transporter 2 yields the protein MSSPYIPSRPQTPAGARPGLSPRGSYTNLAAAYENSTPSGAQTPNEKERMRAELEVQAALLKAAEGAEKAKKEEAAMPAGSPVWPILSYCMASILMTVVNKFVVSGHQFTMTFLLLTIQSLVCVTCVWTVKRIGLITFRDFDWVDAKTWFPVSFLLVAVIYTGSKSLQFLSIPVYTIFKNLTIILIAYGEVLWFGGSVTGLTLVAFFLMVGSSIIAAWADISTTLARLSAGIAVIDPTSGADVPLPTSVIGSLNAGYVWMFINCIASAAYVLFMRKRIKATGFKDWDSMFYNNLLSIPVLLIFSILVEDWGSASFARNFPEVGRTFLLSAIVFSGAVAVFISYSTAWCVRTCGSTTYSMVGALNKLPVAASGILFFGDPANMGNVSAIAVGGVAGVVYAVAKTNQAKVEKAKQTRPGDSKA